ACGCACAACAGAAATACTAACTTTCTCACAACTAACTATTTTTACTTAATTTCAACCGCAATAGCCGCTAGTTATATCATTAAACATCATGCGATTGCAGTGCTCTAAAATAAATTTTATTGACATTTAGACGTCCAAAATGTTTCAATTGCCGCTCAATCACCCTATTTTACGTTAGTGGCTATTTAAAATAGCGGCTAGCTTAGGGCTGGAAGAGGTGCGTTATTCAGGTAATTCAGTTGAGGGGAGCAAACTCCAATGACACTGAATGAGGGGAATTAACGCCGAGAGATAAGCTTTTTTGCTGATAACTTATCTCGGGCGCTTGGGCTGAATCCCGGCGACTGTCACCAATTACTTGTATTAAGTAAATATGTTTGGTGGAGAGCTTCTGGTCTTAGAAAAATAAGGCCATTCGCCTTATCTATTTTTTAAGTCCATTGCTCTTCGAATTTTTAGTTGTTCGAAGCTGGACTAAGCCTTTCTCTTATCCCTTCTTCGAACACATATTAAGTTCGCTAGAGATGAAATCACAATTTAATTTGACGCAGTACCCGCTGTGGACTGCATTAGTCACCCCCTTCACTGAGACAGGTGAAGTTGACTATGACAATCTTGCGCAATTGGTAGCAGATCAACAAGATGCCAACAATGGCATTTTATTACTCGGCAGCACAGGTGAAGGTTTAGCATTAACCATCACAGAGCAGCAGCAAATCGTGCGTTTTGTCTGTGACTTATCGCCGACTGTACCCTTGATGGTTGCTGTAGGCGGGGTTAACTTACCGCAACAACTTGAATGGTTAGAGTTCTGTAACCAACAACCGATTGACGCACTATTACTAGGCTCACCACTTTACGCTAAACCCGGCATTAAAGGCCAAATTCAGTGGTTTGATGCATTACTTAGTGCCACAGAGCTTCCCTGCATGTTGTATAACGTGCCAGGACGAAGCGCCGTGGCACTTGCTCCTGAACTGTTATCCGCATTAAGTCATCACACTAACTTATGGGCTTTAAAAGAGGCCAGTGGTGACATTAGTAAATTTGAAGTATTTAGAAGCAGCAATCCTAATGTAGCTATTTACAGTGGCGATGATGCCTTAATGCCATATTTTGCCCAAGCTGGCGCAAAAGGTTTAGTATCGGTTGCTGCTAACGCATGGCCTAAACAAACCGCAGAGTTTGTTCGCAGATCGCTTTTAGGCACACCAAACCTGTTTACTACTTGGAGCGACGCGGTAAATAGCTTATTTGAAGTAGCTAACCCTGTGCCGGTAAAAGTGTTAATGCACCAACAAGGCAAGCTCAACACCCCAAATTTACGTCCACCGCTTACCCATCATGAGCTGGAATCACCTGCAGCAATTCTCGCTGCTAATCAAACAATTTTATCTTGGAATTAAGAGAGAAGTACTATGAACTGGCAAGAACTATTAAAAAACCTAGAAAACGGCACCTTACGCGCAGCAAACCAAGATGAAAATGGTAACTGGCACGCGAACGTTGAAGTTAAAAAAGGCATTTTAGATGTTTTCAAAAATGGTACTAACACTGAATTTCCAGGTGGTTTTGTAGATAAAGATAACCTTGCTGTACGCGGTTTTTCTGCACAAGAAGGTGTACGCATGGTGCCAGGTGGTACGAGTGTTCGCCCAGGTGCCTATGTTGCAAGCGGCACAGTGATTATGCCACCAGCCTATGTGAATATTGGTGCTTACATCGACACCGGCACTATGGTTGATAGCCATGCATTAGTAGGCTCATGCGCTCAAATTGGTAAAAACGTACATTTAAGTGCTGCAGTGCAAATTGGCGGTGTATTAGAGCCTGTTGGCGCAAGCCCTGTAGTAATTGAAGATGATGCATTTATCGGCGCAGGTTGTGTCATCGTTGAAGGCGTTGTAGTTAAAAAAGGTGCGGTACTAGCACCTGGCGTGCGTCTTTCTGCGACTATTCCTGTTTATGACTGTGTAAATGAGCGCGTTTTAGAAAAAGGCGAACCAATTCCAGAAAATGCGATTGTTATTCCAGGTTCACGCCCTTCATCAAGTGAATGGGGCCGCGAGCAAGGCTTAAGCATGTCATGTGCGCTTATCGTTAAATATCGTGATGAACAAAGCGATGCATCATTAGAACTGGAAGAGGCTTTACGTTAATGAGCTTTTTGAGCACACCACAACGTCAATTACTTGCAGAGCTTTGCCAACAAACAGATCTGCCATTTTATCTATACGATTTAGATAAGCTAGAAGCGCATCTAACGCAGCTTACATCACAAAATGTGGTGAAACTGTGGTACGCAGTAAAAGCAAACCCGCTTTCAGCGATTATCCAAACGTTAGATAAATGTGGCTTTGACTTTGATGTAGCAAGCAGCGGTGAACTAAACCAAGTTTTAGCCCAAGGCATAGACGCAAAACGTGTGCTCAACACTGGACCTGCAAAATCGAAAAAGCAGATCCGGCACTTTCTCGATAAAGGTGTTCGCACCTTTGTCGCTGAAAGTCACAACCAAGTGGCTTGGTTAAACCAAGCTGCTAGTGAACATAACCTAACCCTGCGCATTTTATTGCGAGTGCAATTGCGCTGGCCAGACAGTGAAAAGAATCCTCTTGGTGGCGATAGCTTAACACCGTTTGGCCTTGGCTGTGACGAATGGTCCACGTTGAATATTGCCGATTACCCAGCGCTCGACTTTGCTGGTTTACATATTTTTCAGTGGGGCAATATGCTCAGCACAGAGAAGCTAGCTGAGCTTTGGCGTGCCATGATTGCACCATTACAAAGTTTAAGTAAGCAACTCGGATTTGATCTACGTATTTTAGATTTAGGCGGCGGCCTAGGCATTCCTTATTGCACATCAAGCACAGAGCTTGTCTGGCAGGAATTAGTAGATGCATTGGCAACAATAAAGCACTCGGTAGGTTGCGAAGAGCTTTGGATGGAACTCGGCCGTTATGCGGTTGGCGAAGTGGGTTTTTATGCCAATCCTGTCGTTGAACAAAAGCAAAACTACGGTGCTAATCAACTTATTGTTGCTGGCGGCATTAACCACATTTTACGCCCTGCGGTTACCAATCAGGCATTCCCTGCGGAGTTATTGCGTGAAACAGACAGCAAAACTAAACCCTATTTAGTGCACGGACCGCTTTGTACAGCACTAGATAGCTTAGGCGAGTTTGAATTAGCCAACGATATTAACGACACTGACTGGCTTATTTTTTCCCAATGTGGCGCGTATGGCTTTACTGAAAGTATGCCGTACTTTTTATGCCATGAATTACCCGCAGAATTTGTCGTAAAAAATGGCGTCGTAACATGTGTCAGACAAAGCGAAAGCGCTGATTATTACTTGAGGTAACTATGAACCTAATCACCCAAGAAAACATTCAAGTTGGTGAAATTGCCAACGGCTTACCGCTGACTATTCCGGTTTATCGCCTCAAAGGAAACGGCACAGGGCCAAATGTGTATATTCAAGCCAATATGCATGGTGCAGAAGTACAAGGCAACGCGGTGATATATCAGTTACTTGAAAAACTGAAGCGCGAGACGTTGGCATCAAACATTACCTTAGTGCCTTATGCAAACCCAATTGGTTGCAACCAAAAGTCAGGAGAGTTTACCCTAGGACGATTTGATCCAATTACGGGTACCAACTGGAACCGTATGTATCAAAACCACTCGGCTTTGGTCGATGGCTTTGTTGTGGAATATCAGGATGCTGATATCGCAACAATTAAAAGTGCGTTTAAATCGCGCCTAATAAATGCAACTGCCGAAATTTTAGAAGGGCCAAGTTACGCACTCAATACGGGTAAGCGAATTGCTTTAAACTTACAAAAATTAGCGCATCAGGCAGACATTGTGCTCGACCTACACACAGGGCCAATCTCAGCGAAGCATTTATATTGCCCAGAATATGCTAAAGACAGTGCCCGTTATTTTGATATTGAGCATGTGTTACTTATTCCAAATGAATTTGATGGCGCAATGGACGAAGCGAATTTTTGTCCATGGTGGCAACTAAGCCAAGCCTATAAAAAAACAGGTCGCGACATTCCCGTTTTAGTGGAAGCCTTTACCGTTGAGCTAGGTTCACAAGAAAAGATTGACCTGACAGAAGCCGCTAACGATGCAAACAGCATACTAAGCTATTTAACGTATAAAGAAGCATTACAAGATTCTCATTACCAGCCACAAGCCATTACCCGCTACGCCTGTTATTTAGATGATTATCTTGCGTATTACGCGCCCATGGGTGGCATGGTTGAATACACAGCAGCGCTCGGTAGCCACGTAAAAGCAGGCGATACCATTGCCAAAATTTTACGTATGGAACGCTATTTATCTGAACAGCCACTAAATGAAATTACCCTAGAGCAAGATGGCATAGCAATTTTGCACTTTGCGTCAGCCAGCGTAAATCAAGGCACTGAGCTTTATAAATTTTTTACAAACTACTTTGAATTGTAACAGTTGCGTGAGAAGTCCCCTTTGGGGCACAAGGCGGCAAATATGCCGCCTTTTTTATGTTTCTAAAATGGTTATAATAAAAGCTCACTCATTTTAGGGATATAATTAATGCGCCTTTTAGCTTCTAGCTTAATACTCTCACTGGCCAGCTCGCTTGCATTTGCAAACGACGACCCTTCTGAAAAAGAACTCGCCAAGCAATGTATTCTTAACGAACTTGCTGCAGGCGATGATTCGCAAACACTTGCTGAAGTTAAGAAAAAGTGTTTGAAAATAACAGATATGGATGACATGTCGGCAATTGATAAACGCGTTATCCGAGAAAAAGTTACCACCAACAATCCCAATGTAATTACGCCACATAATCGCAACTATATTCTACCTGTGACTTACATGGATCGCCCAAAGAACACGCCTGCAGAAAGCGATCCTAACTTAAAAGGTGCGCCTTTAGATGAGTTAGAAGCTAAGTTTCAGCTGTCGTTAAAAGTGCCGCTATACCAAGTTAAGTCTGATATCGACCAAGCATTTTATTTTGGTTTTACCATGCAGTCGTATTGGCAACTCTACAATAATGATATTTCATCGCCATTTCGAGAAACCAACTATCAACCCGAAGTATTTTGGATGAATTTACTGGACGATGAAAATCGTTTATGGGGTGACGAAATGGGCATAGTGCTTGGTTTTGAACACCAATCAAATGGCCGAAATATTCCACTTTCACGTTCATGGAATCGAATTTATGCGAACCTGTTTTGGGAGCAAGATGGCTTTGTGTTTAGCTTTAGGCCTTGGTACCGCATCCCTGAAGAAGAAAGACGCAACGAAGATGACCCAACTGGTGATGATAACCCAGATATTGATGACTACATGGGACACTTTGAGTTTGCAACGATTTATCGCTATGAAGAACATGAATTTACCGTAATGTTACGCAACAACTTAAAGTCAGATAACAAAGGTGCAGTGCAGCTTGATTGGTCATTCCCTGCGTGGGGTCGTTTACGAGGTTACGCGCAATATTACAATGGTTATGGCGAAAGTTTAATTGATTACAACCAACACATTGAACGCTTTGGTGTAGGTATTTTATTAACTGACTTTTTATAATTTCATACCAATTCTGTTAACTATGTGATCAGGGATAGCGCTGGATAAATGAAATGGTAACAAGGCGGAATTTTTCTTATGTAGTTGTTCTACATTGATAAATTCTAACGCAGTTAGCATGATATTTAGCCCGCTAGGATGATTAGCTACTTAAGCGAATTGGTATCAGAGCATTTCGTTAAATTTCAAACATAAAAAAAAACCAGCCTAGGCTGGTTTTTTTTATTACAAAACGAAATCGCTATTACGATTTTTTCGCTTCGCGGCTAGCACGCTTACGCTCGCTTTCAGTAAGAAGTTTCTTACGAATACGAATGCTTTCAGGCGTTACTTCTACTAGCTCATCATCATCGATAAACTCAAGCGCTTGCTCAAGAGACATAATGATTGGTGGCACAAGGTTTTGTGCTTCATCAGTACCTGATGCACGAACGTTAGTAAGTTGCTTACCTTTAAGTGCGTTAACTGTAAGGTCGTTATCTCGTGCGTGAATACCAATGATCATACCTTCGTATACTTCCACACCGTGACCGATAAATAGTTTACCGCGGTCTTGTAGGTTGAATAGTGCGTTAGTAAGCGCTTTACCTGTTGCGTTAGCAATAAGTACACCGTTCTTACGCTGACCAATGTTACCGCCTTTGTGAGGACCGTAGTGATCGAACGTGTGGTACATTAAACCTGAACCAGACGTTAGTGTCATAAAGTCAGTTTGGAAACCGATTAGACCACGTGAAGGCATCATAAAGTCCATACGGATACGGCCTTTACCATCTGGTGCCATATCAGTCATTTCAGCTTTACGCAGACCAAGTTGTTCCATGATAGAACCTTGGTGCTCTTCTTCAACGTCAACTGTTACTGTTTCATATGGTTCTTCTAATTGACCATCTACTTCGCGAAGGATTACTTCTGGACGAGATACTGCAAGCTCGTAACCTTCACGACGCATGTTCTCGATTAAGATACCTAGGTGAAGTTCACCACGACCTGATACGCGGAAGCTATCTGGGTTATCTGTTTCT
This region of Pseudoalteromonas spongiae UST010723-006 genomic DNA includes:
- the dapA gene encoding 4-hydroxy-tetrahydrodipicolinate synthase — its product is MKSQFNLTQYPLWTALVTPFTETGEVDYDNLAQLVADQQDANNGILLLGSTGEGLALTITEQQQIVRFVCDLSPTVPLMVAVGGVNLPQQLEWLEFCNQQPIDALLLGSPLYAKPGIKGQIQWFDALLSATELPCMLYNVPGRSAVALAPELLSALSHHTNLWALKEASGDISKFEVFRSSNPNVAIYSGDDALMPYFAQAGAKGLVSVAANAWPKQTAEFVRRSLLGTPNLFTTWSDAVNSLFEVANPVPVKVLMHQQGKLNTPNLRPPLTHHELESPAAILAANQTILSWN
- a CDS encoding phospholipase A encodes the protein MRLLASSLILSLASSLAFANDDPSEKELAKQCILNELAAGDDSQTLAEVKKKCLKITDMDDMSAIDKRVIREKVTTNNPNVITPHNRNYILPVTYMDRPKNTPAESDPNLKGAPLDELEAKFQLSLKVPLYQVKSDIDQAFYFGFTMQSYWQLYNNDISSPFRETNYQPEVFWMNLLDDENRLWGDEMGIVLGFEHQSNGRNIPLSRSWNRIYANLFWEQDGFVFSFRPWYRIPEEERRNEDDPTGDDNPDIDDYMGHFEFATIYRYEEHEFTVMLRNNLKSDNKGAVQLDWSFPAWGRLRGYAQYYNGYGESLIDYNQHIERFGVGILLTDFL
- a CDS encoding 2,3,4,5-tetrahydropyridine-2,6-dicarboxylate N-succinyltransferase, which encodes MNWQELLKNLENGTLRAANQDENGNWHANVEVKKGILDVFKNGTNTEFPGGFVDKDNLAVRGFSAQEGVRMVPGGTSVRPGAYVASGTVIMPPAYVNIGAYIDTGTMVDSHALVGSCAQIGKNVHLSAAVQIGGVLEPVGASPVVIEDDAFIGAGCVIVEGVVVKKGAVLAPGVRLSATIPVYDCVNERVLEKGEPIPENAIVIPGSRPSSSEWGREQGLSMSCALIVKYRDEQSDASLELEEALR
- a CDS encoding PLP-dependent decarboxylase codes for the protein MSFLSTPQRQLLAELCQQTDLPFYLYDLDKLEAHLTQLTSQNVVKLWYAVKANPLSAIIQTLDKCGFDFDVASSGELNQVLAQGIDAKRVLNTGPAKSKKQIRHFLDKGVRTFVAESHNQVAWLNQAASEHNLTLRILLRVQLRWPDSEKNPLGGDSLTPFGLGCDEWSTLNIADYPALDFAGLHIFQWGNMLSTEKLAELWRAMIAPLQSLSKQLGFDLRILDLGGGLGIPYCTSSTELVWQELVDALATIKHSVGCEELWMELGRYAVGEVGFYANPVVEQKQNYGANQLIVAGGINHILRPAVTNQAFPAELLRETDSKTKPYLVHGPLCTALDSLGEFELANDINDTDWLIFSQCGAYGFTESMPYFLCHELPAEFVVKNGVVTCVRQSESADYYLR
- a CDS encoding succinylglutamate desuccinylase/aspartoacylase family protein → MNLITQENIQVGEIANGLPLTIPVYRLKGNGTGPNVYIQANMHGAEVQGNAVIYQLLEKLKRETLASNITLVPYANPIGCNQKSGEFTLGRFDPITGTNWNRMYQNHSALVDGFVVEYQDADIATIKSAFKSRLINATAEILEGPSYALNTGKRIALNLQKLAHQADIVLDLHTGPISAKHLYCPEYAKDSARYFDIEHVLLIPNEFDGAMDEANFCPWWQLSQAYKKTGRDIPVLVEAFTVELGSQEKIDLTEAANDANSILSYLTYKEALQDSHYQPQAITRYACYLDDYLAYYAPMGGMVEYTAALGSHVKAGDTIAKILRMERYLSEQPLNEITLEQDGIAILHFASASVNQGTELYKFFTNYFEL